From a single Molothrus ater isolate BHLD 08-10-18 breed brown headed cowbird chromosome Z, BPBGC_Mater_1.1, whole genome shotgun sequence genomic region:
- the LOC118699664 gene encoding transcription factor JunD-like, giving the protein MSGGRSGRSAVKMEAPFYPEEGLELLPDFVPLPGFGTTGGPGADAAAGQKLLLGAGKKRDLPAAAPAPLPGPFALRPPAGARGSAASLRLLPPPAAAAAPPPTAGSAETGSSGGAAAARGGPEAALGSAAELPLLKLPPAADLEQLLIQGGAGLGAGSPGPTAPGAGSGGAAAAGPFLYRQPVTQEQEGFADGFVKALADLHKQNQLLTAPPPLSAPGPCCTARPGPPGAPAAAAAAADPPAVYTNLSGFNPAGPLSPSGSAYPSAPPPPPGLAFGAAGLGSGRLPPARSLEEPQTVPEVPPSAGGEGGSSAPTPPSLSPLDAESQERLKAERKRLRNRIAASKCRRRKLERIARLEEKVKALKGQNAELAATANLLRAQVTQLQGRVRSHLSSGCHINAAGHPPPPHAAAQPRETPPEAAAAAPETSAC; this is encoded by the coding sequence ATGAGCGGCGGGCGTAGCGGGCGATCCGCCGTGAAGATGGAGGCGCCGTTCTACCCCGAGGAAGGACTGGAGCTGTTGCCCGACTTCGTGCCGCTGCCGGGTTTCGGTACCACCGGCGGACCTGGAGCCGATGCGGCGGCggggcagaagctgctgctgggcgcCGGGAAGAAGCGGGACCTGCCGGCTGCCgcccccgcgccgctcccgggGCCCTTCGCCCTTCGCCCGCCTGCCGGCGCCCGCGGCAGCGCGGCTTCTCTGCGCTTgctgccgccgcccgccgccgccgccgccccgccgcccacCGCGGGCTCCGCGGAGACGGGGAGcagcggcggggcggcggcggcccgcGGCGGCCCGGAGGCCGCGCTGGGGTCGGCTGCGGAGCTGCCGCTGCTGAAGCTGCCACCGGCCGCCgacctggagcagctgctgatcCAAGGGGGCGCGGGGCTGGGCGCGGGCAGCCCGGGGCCGACGGCGcccggggcggggagcggcggggcggcggcggcggggccgttCCTTTACCGGCAGCCGGTGACGCAGGAACAGGAGGGTTTCGCCGACGGCTTCGTCAAGGCCCTGGCTGACCTGCACAAGCAGAACCAGCTCCTGacggcgccgccgccgctctcCGCGCCGGGACCCTGCTGCACGGCCCGCCCGGGGCCACCGGGAgcccccgccgctgccgccgccgccgccgacCCTCCGGCCGTCTACACCAACTTGAGCGGCTTCAACCCCGCGGGGCCGCTGAGCCCCTCGGGCAGTGCCTACCCCTCCGCCCCGCCACCGCCGCCGGGCCTGGCCTTCGGGGCCGCGGGTCTGGGTAGCGGCCGGCTGCCGCCGGCGCGGTCCCTGGAGGAGCCGCAGACGGTGCCCGAGGTGCCACCGTCGGCGGGCGGGGAGGGTGGCAGCAGCGCGCCGACGCCGCCGTCGCTGTCGCCGCTGGACGCGGAGAGCCAGGAGCGGCTGAAGGCAGAGCGCAAGCGGCTGCGAAACCGCATCGCCGCCTCCAAGTGCCGCCGGCGGAAGCTGGAGCGCATCGCCCGGCTGGAGGAGAAGGTGAAGGCGCTCAAGGGGCAGAACGCCGAGCTGGCCGCCACCGCCAACCTCCTCCGCGCCCAGGTCACCCAGCTGCAGGGTCGCGTCCGCAGCCACCTCTCCTCTGGCTGCCACATCAACGCCGCCgggcatcctcctcctcctcacgCCGCCGCCCAGCCGCGGGAGACTCCCCCCGaggcggccgccgccgcgccggAGACAAGCGCCTGCTGA